One Pseudomonas rhizophila DNA window includes the following coding sequences:
- the truB gene encoding tRNA pseudouridine(55) synthase TruB produces MAQVKRIRRNVSGIILLDKPLGFTSNAALQKVRWLLNAEKAGHTGSLDPLATGVLPLCFGEATKFSQYLLDSDKGYETLAQLGKTTTTADAEGEVLLERPVTVGQADIEAVLPGFRGQISQIPPMYSALKRDGQPLYKLARAGEVVEREPRSVTIARLELLAFDGNTARLAVDCSKGTYIRTLVEDIGEKLGCGAYVAELRRTQAGPFTLAQTVTLEELEAVHAEGGNEAVDRFLMPSDSGLLDWPLLQFSEHSAFYWLNGQPVRAPDAPKFGMVRVQDHNGRFIGIGEVSEDGRIAPRRLIRSE; encoded by the coding sequence GTGGCTCAGGTCAAACGTATCCGCCGTAACGTCAGCGGCATCATCCTGCTCGACAAACCGCTGGGGTTCACCTCCAACGCGGCGTTGCAGAAGGTTCGCTGGCTGCTCAATGCCGAGAAAGCCGGGCACACCGGCAGCCTTGATCCGCTGGCTACCGGCGTGTTGCCACTGTGTTTTGGCGAGGCGACCAAGTTCTCTCAGTATTTGCTCGATTCGGACAAGGGTTACGAAACCCTGGCGCAACTGGGCAAGACCACCACCACGGCGGACGCCGAAGGTGAGGTGTTGCTGGAGCGGCCGGTGACCGTTGGTCAGGCTGATATCGAGGCTGTGTTGCCGGGTTTTCGCGGACAAATCAGCCAGATACCGCCGATGTACTCTGCTCTCAAGCGTGATGGCCAGCCGTTATACAAACTGGCCCGTGCAGGCGAAGTAGTGGAGCGTGAACCGCGTTCTGTTACTATTGCGCGCTTGGAATTGCTGGCCTTTGACGGTAATACTGCGCGGCTGGCAGTCGATTGCAGCAAGGGCACCTATATCCGCACCCTAGTGGAGGATATCGGTGAAAAGCTCGGCTGTGGTGCGTACGTGGCCGAACTGCGACGGACCCAGGCCGGACCTTTCACGCTGGCCCAGACGGTCACGCTGGAAGAGCTCGAAGCGGTACATGCCGAAGGCGGCAACGAAGCGGTTGACCGTTTCCTGATGCCATCGGACAGCGGCCTGCTGGACTGGCCGCTGTTGCAGTTCTCCGAGCACAGCGCGTTCTACTGGCTCAACGGCCAACCGGTACGTGCTCCGGATGCACCGAAGTTCGGCATGGTACGGGTACAGGATCACAATGGCCGCTTCATCGGTATCGGTGAAGTGAGCGAAGACGGGCGCATTGCGCCGCGTCGACTGATTCGGTCGGAATGA
- the rpsO gene encoding 30S ribosomal protein S15: MALSVEEKAQIVTDYQQAVGDTGSPEVQVALLTANINKLQGHFKANGKDHHSRRGLIRMVNQRRKLLDYLKGKDVSRYSTLIGRLGLRR, translated from the coding sequence ATGGCACTCAGCGTTGAAGAAAAAGCTCAGATCGTGACCGACTACCAGCAAGCTGTTGGTGATACTGGTTCGCCAGAAGTGCAAGTTGCACTGCTGACCGCCAACATCAACAAACTGCAGGGTCACTTCAAGGCCAACGGTAAAGATCACCACTCCCGTCGTGGTCTGATCCGCATGGTAAACCAGCGTCGTAAGCTGCTGGATTACCTCAAGGGTAAGGACGTAAGTCGTTACAGCACCTTGATCGGTCGCCTGGGTCTGCGTCGCTAA
- the pnp gene encoding polyribonucleotide nucleotidyltransferase, which produces MNPVIKKFQFGQSTVTLETGRIARQASGAVLVTVDDDVSVLVTVVGAKQADPGKGFFPLSVHYQEKTYAAGKIPGGFFKREGRPSEKETLTSRLIDRPIRPLFPEGFMNEVQVVCTVVSTSKKTDPDIAAMIGTSAALAISGIPFDGPIGAARVAFHESTGYLLNPTYEQLKASSLDMVVAGTSEAVLMVESEAKELTEDQMLGAVLFAHDEFQVVINAVKELAAEAAKPTWTWAPQAEATELLGAIRAEFGEAISQAYTITVKADRYARLGELKDQVVAKLSGEEGQPTAAEVKAAFGEIEYRTVRENIVNGKPRIDGRDTRTVRPLNIEVGVLPKTHGSALFTRGETQALVVATLGTARDAQLLDTLEGEKKDPFMLHYNFPPFSVGECGRMGGAGRREIGHGRLARRSVQAMLPAADVFPYTIRVVSEITESNGSSSMASVCGASLALMDAGVPMKAPVAGIAMGLVKEGEKFAVLTDILGDEDHLGDMDFKVAGTAKGVTALQMDIKIKGITEEIMEIALGQALEARLNILGQMNQIIGQSRTELSENAPTMIAMKIDTDKIRDVIGKGGATIRAICEETKASIDIEDDGSIKIFGETKEAAEAARQRVLGITAEAEIGKIYVGKVERIVDFGAFVNILPGKDGLVHISMLSDARVEKVTDILKEGQEVEVLVLDVDNRGRIKLSIKDVAAAKASGV; this is translated from the coding sequence GTGAACCCGGTAATCAAAAAATTCCAGTTCGGTCAGTCGACCGTTACCCTCGAGACTGGCCGTATCGCCCGTCAGGCCTCCGGCGCAGTGCTGGTCACCGTTGACGACGACGTCAGCGTATTGGTGACCGTTGTCGGTGCCAAGCAAGCCGATCCAGGCAAGGGCTTCTTCCCTCTGTCTGTCCACTACCAGGAAAAGACTTACGCTGCCGGTAAGATCCCTGGCGGTTTCTTCAAGCGCGAAGGCCGTCCTTCCGAGAAGGAAACCCTGACTTCCCGACTGATCGACCGTCCGATCCGTCCGCTGTTCCCAGAAGGCTTCATGAACGAAGTGCAGGTTGTCTGCACCGTCGTTTCCACCAGCAAGAAGACTGATCCGGACATCGCTGCGATGATCGGTACTTCGGCCGCGCTGGCGATCTCCGGCATTCCTTTCGATGGTCCGATCGGCGCTGCCCGCGTTGCGTTCCACGAAAGCACCGGCTACCTGCTGAACCCGACCTACGAGCAACTGAAAGCTTCGAGCCTGGACATGGTCGTGGCCGGTACTTCCGAAGCCGTGCTGATGGTTGAATCCGAAGCCAAAGAGCTGACCGAAGACCAGATGCTGGGCGCTGTACTGTTCGCCCACGACGAGTTCCAGGTGGTGATCAACGCCGTCAAGGAACTGGCCGCCGAAGCCGCCAAGCCAACCTGGACCTGGGCTCCGCAAGCCGAAGCCACCGAGCTGCTGGGCGCGATCCGTGCCGAGTTCGGCGAAGCGATCTCCCAGGCTTACACCATCACCGTCAAGGCCGACCGTTATGCGCGCCTGGGCGAGCTGAAAGACCAGGTGGTTGCCAAGCTGTCCGGTGAAGAAGGCCAGCCGACTGCCGCTGAAGTCAAAGCCGCTTTCGGTGAAATCGAATACCGCACCGTTCGCGAAAACATCGTCAACGGCAAGCCACGTATCGACGGTCGCGACACTCGCACCGTACGTCCGCTGAACATTGAAGTCGGCGTTCTGCCAAAGACCCACGGTTCGGCGCTGTTCACCCGTGGCGAAACCCAGGCCCTGGTCGTTGCAACACTGGGCACCGCCCGTGACGCGCAACTGCTGGACACCCTGGAAGGCGAGAAAAAAGACCCGTTCATGCTGCACTACAACTTCCCTCCGTTCTCGGTGGGCGAGTGTGGTCGCATGGGTGGCGCCGGTCGTCGCGAAATCGGTCACGGCCGTCTGGCCCGTCGTTCGGTCCAGGCCATGCTGCCAGCCGCTGACGTGTTCCCGTACACCATTCGCGTGGTATCGGAAATCACCGAGTCCAACGGTTCGAGCTCCATGGCTTCGGTCTGCGGCGCTTCCCTGGCCCTGATGGACGCCGGTGTGCCGATGAAGGCTCCGGTTGCCGGTATCGCCATGGGTCTGGTGAAAGAAGGCGAGAAGTTCGCCGTCCTGACCGACATCCTGGGTGACGAAGACCACCTGGGCGACATGGACTTCAAAGTGGCCGGTACCGCCAAAGGCGTGACCGCACTGCAGATGGACATCAAGATCAAGGGCATCACCGAAGAGATCATGGAAATCGCCCTGGGCCAAGCCCTGGAAGCGCGCCTGAACATCCTGGGCCAGATGAACCAGATCATTGGTCAGTCGCGTACCGAGTTGTCGGAAAACGCTCCGACAATGATCGCGATGAAAATCGACACCGACAAAATCCGTGATGTCATCGGTAAAGGCGGCGCGACCATCCGTGCGATCTGTGAAGAAACCAAGGCTTCGATCGACATCGAAGACGACGGCTCGATCAAGATCTTCGGCGAAACCAAGGAAGCGGCAGAAGCAGCACGTCAGCGCGTCCTGGGCATCACCGCAGAAGCCGAGATCGGCAAGATCTACGTGGGCAAGGTTGAGCGTATCGTCGACTTCGGCGCGTTCGTCAACATCCTGCCGGGCAAGGACGGTCTGGTTCACATCTCCATGCTGAGCGATGCTCGCGTCGAGAAAGTGACCGACATCCTCAAAGAAGGTCAGGAAGTGGAAGTGCTGGTACTGGACGTGGACAACCGCGGTCGTATCAAGCTGTCCATCAAGGACGTAGCGGCAGCCAAGGCGTCGGGCGTTTAA
- a CDS encoding DUF6388 family protein, producing MTAKALTQEARHEEALKKYVLDAPQLLEEIKDLSADDQKDQIQWAFEDEAEAQGLQPWELTLKYTSTPEEFEEQRLALHKEAAEVLGVEWDEYCEMNNLVV from the coding sequence ATGACTGCTAAAGCATTGACCCAGGAAGCCAGACACGAAGAAGCACTGAAGAAGTACGTGCTGGATGCGCCCCAGTTGCTCGAAGAGATCAAGGACCTGAGCGCCGACGATCAAAAAGACCAGATCCAGTGGGCGTTCGAGGATGAGGCCGAAGCCCAGGGATTACAGCCTTGGGAGTTGACGCTCAAGTACACCAGCACACCTGAAGAGTTCGAGGAACAGCGCCTTGCCTTGCACAAGGAAGCGGCCGAGGTACTGGGTGTGGAATGGGATGAATACTGCGAGATGAATAATCTGGTGGTCTGA
- the nadC gene encoding carboxylating nicotinate-nucleotide diphosphorylase encodes MPNLRLADLTAEIEANVRRALLEDIGSGDITAQLIPAERLAKATIITREAAVISGTAWVDAVFRQLDPRVAVHWQVRDGDRASPDQALFHLEGPARSLLTGERSALNFLQMLSGVATRARYLADFVADTQVKLLDTRKTLPGLRLAQKYAVTCGGCHNHRIGLYDAFLIKENHIAACGGIAQAIAAAHKIAPGKPVEIEVESLTELKEALAANADIIMLDELSLDDMREAVRLNGGKAKLEASGGINESTLRPIAETGVDYISIGAMTKDVKAVDLSMRLSL; translated from the coding sequence ATGCCGAATCTACGTCTCGCCGATCTGACCGCCGAAATCGAGGCCAACGTGCGCCGCGCGTTGCTCGAAGACATCGGCAGCGGCGACATCACCGCGCAACTGATCCCCGCCGAACGCCTGGCCAAAGCCACCATCATTACCCGGGAAGCCGCAGTCATCAGCGGCACGGCCTGGGTCGATGCCGTGTTCCGGCAACTGGATCCGCGCGTCGCCGTGCATTGGCAAGTACGCGATGGCGACCGGGCAAGCCCCGACCAGGCGCTGTTCCACCTCGAAGGCCCGGCCCGCTCGCTGCTGACCGGCGAACGCAGCGCGCTGAACTTTCTGCAGATGCTTTCTGGCGTGGCCACCCGAGCCCGCTACTTGGCCGACTTTGTGGCCGACACCCAGGTCAAGCTGCTGGACACTCGCAAAACCCTCCCAGGGCTGCGCTTGGCCCAGAAGTACGCCGTCACCTGTGGCGGTTGCCATAACCACCGCATCGGCCTCTACGATGCCTTCCTGATCAAGGAAAACCACATCGCAGCCTGCGGCGGCATCGCCCAGGCCATTGCCGCCGCCCACAAGATCGCACCGGGCAAACCGGTGGAAATCGAAGTGGAAAGCCTGACAGAATTGAAAGAAGCGCTGGCGGCCAATGCCGACATCATCATGCTCGACGAACTGAGCCTGGATGACATGCGCGAAGCCGTACGCCTGAACGGCGGCAAGGCGAAGCTGGAGGCCAGCGGCGGGATCAACGAAAGCACGTTGCGCCCGATTGCCGAGACCGGGGTGGACTACATCTCGATCGGGGCAATGACCAAGGATGTGAAAGCGGTGGACCTGTCGATGCGGCTCAGTCTCTGA
- a CDS encoding DUF1631 domain-containing protein: MHNDGNVVPLHKVSTDQANRSPLARLPVILLQVRDKAAQQLRLGLQGLFDNADDTLFEMADRARNDVDQNLFFEAMRDLRLKRKSIEREFIEQFFEAFVSLAQYDPTQATLAPAHASGPQVQRTHDDLERHLAVEAMVTRVLSRDSVALEQLTARLSVLLTRPLANQQNPLSPALLCENFLQAGRNLGVEIKVKLILLKLFERYVLSECDQLYTEANQLLAATGILPDLKISPSRRASDRADEAPRTKTESAGPKAAEVDDSVQEVFAALQKLLMQVRGSVAPTLEASAPAQPISTRDLLRLLSHLQQYVPAPAIEDEFDLRSQLEQLLTRVSVRSGKSRVVDDADEDVINLISMMFEFILDDDNLPDSFKALIGRLQIPMLKVAVQDKSFFSRGNHPARRLLNEIAAAATGWGDCDDHQRDSLYLRIEQVVQRLLNDFVDDPAIFSELLADFLAFTSDERRRSELLEQRIRDAEEGRAKAELARLRVEGVLNQVMLGKVLPQAVVEFVQHAWSQVLLLTCFKHGKYSAEWQADVLTLEELIWSVQHHEEPDAGLRLLTIVPQLLKALREGLSRSAFDPFATSEFFSELETLHVLALERMGQATEQTQSFNSPVMVQVSEKIVLRTAQKAPEDSAAVHLPADDVGLLQVDQLRLGSWVEFQEDDDNSLRCKLAAIIEATGKYVFVNRTGLKVLEHSRTSLALEFRRGTARLLDDTLLFDRALESVLGNLRQLNRGK, from the coding sequence ATGCACAACGACGGGAATGTAGTGCCCTTGCACAAGGTTTCTACCGATCAGGCGAACCGTTCGCCGCTCGCCCGCCTGCCTGTGATTCTGCTTCAGGTGCGCGACAAGGCCGCCCAGCAGTTGCGCCTTGGTTTGCAGGGGCTGTTCGACAATGCCGACGACACGCTGTTTGAAATGGCCGATCGGGCGCGCAACGATGTCGATCAGAACCTGTTCTTCGAAGCCATGCGGGACTTGCGCCTCAAGCGCAAAAGCATTGAGCGCGAATTTATCGAGCAGTTTTTCGAAGCCTTTGTCAGCCTCGCCCAATACGATCCGACCCAAGCCACCTTGGCGCCGGCGCACGCCTCCGGCCCTCAGGTTCAGCGCACGCATGATGACCTGGAGCGCCATCTGGCGGTGGAGGCCATGGTCACCCGTGTGCTCAGTCGCGATAGCGTGGCTCTTGAGCAACTGACTGCACGGCTCAGCGTCTTGCTCACCAGGCCGCTGGCAAACCAGCAGAACCCTTTGAGCCCAGCGCTGCTGTGTGAAAACTTTCTACAGGCCGGTCGCAACCTGGGGGTGGAGATCAAGGTCAAGCTGATCTTGCTCAAATTGTTCGAGCGCTATGTGCTCAGCGAGTGCGATCAACTGTATACCGAGGCCAACCAGTTGCTGGCCGCTACGGGCATCCTGCCGGATCTCAAGATTTCACCCTCGCGACGAGCGTCGGATCGCGCCGATGAGGCCCCGCGTACCAAGACTGAAAGTGCCGGCCCCAAGGCCGCCGAAGTCGATGACAGCGTGCAGGAAGTATTTGCTGCGTTGCAGAAACTATTGATGCAGGTGCGTGGCAGCGTGGCCCCGACTCTGGAGGCCAGCGCACCGGCTCAACCGATCTCGACCCGTGATTTGCTGCGCCTGCTCTCCCATTTGCAGCAGTACGTGCCGGCGCCTGCCATAGAGGATGAGTTCGACCTGCGCAGCCAACTCGAACAGCTGCTGACCCGGGTCAGCGTCAGAAGCGGCAAGTCGCGGGTGGTCGACGACGCCGATGAAGACGTGATCAACCTGATCTCGATGATGTTTGAATTCATCCTCGACGACGATAACCTGCCGGACTCCTTCAAGGCGTTGATCGGCCGTCTGCAGATTCCGATGCTCAAGGTTGCGGTGCAGGACAAGAGCTTTTTCAGTCGGGGCAATCATCCGGCCCGACGGCTGCTCAATGAAATCGCCGCTGCTGCCACCGGCTGGGGCGATTGCGACGACCATCAGCGCGACAGCCTCTATCTGCGCATCGAACAGGTGGTGCAGCGGTTGTTGAATGACTTTGTCGATGACCCGGCGATCTTCTCTGAATTGCTGGCCGATTTCCTGGCCTTCACCAGCGATGAAAGACGTCGCAGCGAATTGCTCGAACAGCGTATTCGTGACGCCGAAGAAGGTCGGGCCAAGGCCGAACTGGCGCGCCTGCGCGTCGAAGGCGTGCTGAACCAGGTCATGCTGGGCAAAGTGTTGCCGCAAGCGGTGGTGGAGTTCGTGCAGCACGCCTGGAGCCAGGTGTTATTGCTGACCTGCTTCAAGCACGGCAAATATTCAGCCGAGTGGCAGGCCGACGTTTTGACGCTGGAAGAACTGATCTGGAGCGTCCAGCATCACGAAGAACCGGATGCCGGCCTGCGCTTGCTGACGATAGTGCCGCAGCTGCTCAAAGCCTTGCGTGAAGGCCTGAGCCGTTCGGCGTTCGACCCGTTTGCCACCAGCGAGTTTTTCAGCGAGCTGGAAACCCTCCACGTGCTGGCCCTCGAACGCATGGGACAGGCAACGGAACAAACCCAGTCGTTCAATTCGCCGGTCATGGTCCAGGTCTCGGAGAAAATTGTCCTGCGCACCGCTCAAAAGGCCCCGGAAGACAGTGCGGCGGTGCACTTGCCGGCCGATGATGTGGGCCTGCTTCAGGTCGATCAGTTGCGATTGGGAAGCTGGGTTGAGTTCCAGGAGGACGATGACAACAGCCTGCGTTGCAAACTGGCGGCGATCATCGAGGCCACCGGCAAATATGTCTTCGTCAACCGCACGGGCCTCAAAGTGCTGGAGCACAGCCGCACCAGCCTGGCCCTGGAATTTCGCCGAGGGACGGCGCGTCTGTTGGACGACACCTTGCTGTTCGACCGGGCGCTGGAATCGGTGCTGGGCAATCTGCGTCAGCTCAATCGCGGCAAGTGA
- the ampD gene encoding 1,6-anhydro-N-acetylmuramyl-L-alanine amidase AmpD produces MQLDPASGWCDGVRHCPSPNFNARPEGEISLLVIHNISLPPAQFSTGKVQEFFQNRLDVTQHPYFAGIADLRVSAHFLIERDGAITQFVSCLDRAWHAGVSCFEGRETCNDFSLGIELEGTDDLPFTDAQYAALVCLTRQLQAAFKAITLQRICGHSDIAPGRKTDPGPAFDWARYRAALIEGEGQ; encoded by the coding sequence ATGCAGTTGGACCCCGCCAGTGGTTGGTGCGATGGCGTGCGGCATTGCCCATCACCCAACTTCAATGCGCGCCCCGAAGGCGAAATTTCACTGCTGGTGATCCACAACATCAGCCTGCCGCCGGCACAGTTTTCCACGGGCAAGGTGCAGGAGTTTTTCCAGAATCGTCTGGATGTCACGCAACACCCCTATTTTGCCGGTATCGCCGATCTGCGCGTGTCTGCGCATTTTCTGATCGAGCGTGACGGCGCGATTACCCAGTTTGTCTCCTGTCTGGATCGTGCCTGGCACGCGGGCGTTTCGTGTTTCGAAGGGCGGGAGACGTGTAACGATTTTTCCCTGGGCATCGAGCTGGAAGGCACCGACGATCTGCCCTTCACTGACGCGCAATATGCCGCATTGGTCTGCCTGACCCGGCAGTTGCAGGCGGCGTTCAAGGCGATCACGCTGCAGCGCATCTGCGGGCACAGCGACATCGCCCCGGGTCGCAAGACCGATCCGGGACCGGCATTCGACTGGGCGCGCTATCGCGCTGCCTTGATAGAAGGGGAAGGGCAATGA
- the ampE gene encoding regulatory signaling modulator protein AmpE: MSFLVLLLAIWIEKFSALRHRIQRDGGWLRELNKLETNPRWVNRPWLVLVVLVLLPVALLALLLWVLEPVAYGLLALPVHLLVVIYSLGRGDLLADLGPFRDAWRREDLQAADHVAKRDLNIEADSGEQLLERVQGHLLWQAYQSFFAVIFWYFLLGPVAALSYRLLALAAEHSQNPGVAERATQLRHAFDWVPVRLLTASFALVGNFVAVSRVMLHELLNWNISAADLIGKVGLVAGEIPDPVAGPDGINSLDRLWELLLRAAVLWYAGFALWTVLA, encoded by the coding sequence ATGAGTTTTCTGGTGCTGCTGCTGGCGATCTGGATCGAGAAATTCTCGGCGTTGCGCCATCGGATCCAGCGTGACGGCGGTTGGCTGCGCGAACTGAACAAACTCGAGACGAACCCACGCTGGGTCAACCGGCCCTGGCTGGTGCTGGTTGTGCTGGTCCTGCTGCCCGTGGCGCTACTGGCCTTGTTACTGTGGGTATTGGAGCCGGTGGCCTATGGTCTGCTGGCACTACCGGTGCATCTGCTGGTGGTGATTTACAGCCTCGGTCGAGGGGATCTGCTCGCTGACCTGGGGCCGTTTCGTGACGCCTGGCGACGGGAAGACCTGCAAGCGGCCGACCATGTGGCCAAGCGCGACCTGAATATCGAGGCCGATAGCGGCGAGCAGTTGCTGGAGCGGGTCCAGGGGCACCTGCTGTGGCAGGCCTATCAGAGTTTTTTCGCGGTGATTTTCTGGTATTTCCTGCTGGGGCCGGTCGCGGCGCTGAGCTATCGCCTGCTGGCGCTGGCCGCCGAGCACAGTCAGAACCCCGGCGTGGCCGAGCGGGCGACGCAGTTGCGCCATGCCTTCGATTGGGTGCCGGTGCGGTTGCTGACCGCGAGCTTCGCCCTGGTGGGCAACTTCGTGGCAGTCAGCCGGGTCATGCTGCATGAGTTGCTGAACTGGAACATCAGCGCAGCAGACCTGATCGGCAAGGTCGGGCTGGTGGCCGGCGAGATTCCCGACCCTGTCGCGGGCCCGGACGGCATCAACAGCCTGGATCGGCTGTGGGAGCTGTTGTTGCGTGCGGCGGTGCTCTGGTATGCCGGGTTTGCACTGTGGACAGTGCTGGCTTAG
- a CDS encoding methyl-accepting chemotaxis protein: MSATAQEVARSAAAAVSSAHSVNDETLSGRGLVESQQSSIVRLASEIDQSVQVINQLATDSQAISRVLDVIKSIAEQTNLLALNAAIEAARAGEQGRGFAVVADEVRTLAKRTQQSTEEIEEMITRLHGGVGAAVKAMGISHEMASGTVGQSEKVQQALENILGAVGMIVDQNQQIAAAVEQQTAVAHDIDQNIVEINRAGERTAEGAHQTEDASRELSAQVVQLKQLINAFRV; the protein is encoded by the coding sequence ATGTCGGCCACCGCCCAGGAAGTGGCTCGTAGCGCCGCCGCGGCGGTCAGTAGCGCCCACAGCGTGAACGACGAAACCCTCAGCGGGCGCGGGCTGGTGGAGTCGCAACAGAGCAGCATCGTGCGCTTGGCCAGCGAGATCGATCAGTCGGTGCAGGTGATCAATCAACTGGCGACTGACAGCCAGGCCATCAGTCGTGTGCTGGACGTGATCAAGAGCATTGCCGAACAGACCAACCTGCTGGCGCTCAACGCCGCGATCGAAGCCGCACGAGCCGGAGAGCAGGGGCGCGGTTTCGCGGTGGTGGCTGACGAAGTGCGGACCCTGGCCAAGCGCACCCAGCAATCGACCGAAGAAATCGAAGAAATGATCACCCGCTTGCACGGCGGCGTGGGCGCTGCCGTCAAAGCCATGGGCATCAGTCATGAGATGGCCAGTGGCACGGTGGGGCAGTCGGAAAAGGTCCAGCAGGCGCTGGAAAATATCCTCGGCGCCGTCGGCATGATCGTCGACCAGAACCAGCAGATCGCTGCAGCGGTGGAGCAGCAGACGGCCGTGGCCCATGACATCGACCAGAACATCGTCGAGATCAATCGCGCCGGTGAACGCACCGCCGAAGGCGCGCACCAGACCGAAGACGCCAGCCGTGAGTTGTCCGCCCAGGTGGTGCAGCTCAAGCAGTTGATCAATGCGTTTCGGGTGTAG
- a CDS encoding TatD family hydrolase: MELIDTHTHLDFPDFDADRPALLAESRALGVRQMVVLGVYRDNWQRVWDLVQSDPDLHAALGLHPVYLDQHRPDDLGQLRQWLIRLAGHRQLCAVGEIGLDYFIQTLDRERQQALFEAQLQLAAEFQLPALIHVRRSHAAVIATLKRIDLKRGGIIHAFAGSFEEAREYIKLGFKLGLGGAATWPQALRMHRVLAKLPLDAVVLETDSPDMAPAMFPGQRNSPAHLPAICEALAGIMAISPEQLAEASTANARQLFNW, from the coding sequence ATGGAACTGATCGATACCCACACCCATCTGGATTTCCCCGACTTCGATGCGGATCGCCCGGCGCTGCTGGCCGAAAGCCGCGCCTTGGGCGTGCGGCAGATGGTGGTGCTGGGGGTGTATCGGGATAACTGGCAACGGGTGTGGGATCTGGTGCAAAGCGACCCGGACCTGCACGCCGCGCTGGGCCTGCATCCAGTGTATCTCGACCAGCATCGCCCCGATGATCTGGGGCAATTGCGCCAATGGCTGATCCGCCTGGCTGGGCATCGGCAGTTGTGTGCGGTGGGGGAAATCGGTCTGGACTACTTCATCCAAACCCTGGATCGGGAGCGCCAGCAGGCATTGTTCGAGGCGCAACTGCAACTGGCGGCGGAATTCCAATTGCCGGCGCTGATCCACGTGCGCCGCAGCCACGCCGCCGTGATCGCCACCCTCAAGCGCATTGACCTCAAGCGCGGGGGGATTATCCACGCCTTCGCCGGCAGTTTTGAGGAGGCTCGCGAGTACATCAAGCTCGGCTTCAAGCTCGGCCTTGGTGGCGCCGCCACTTGGCCTCAGGCCCTGCGCATGCATCGGGTACTGGCAAAACTGCCGCTGGACGCGGTGGTGCTGGAAACCGATTCGCCGGACATGGCCCCGGCGATGTTCCCCGGCCAACGCAACAGCCCGGCGCATTTACCGGCCATTTGTGAAGCACTGGCTGGGATCATGGCGATCAGCCCTGAGCAGCTGGCAGAGGCCAGCACGGCCAACGCCCGCCAATTGTTCAATTGGTGA
- the cra gene encoding catabolite repressor/activator, with amino-acid sequence MKLSDIAQLAGVSVTTASYVINGKAEQQRISSATVERVRAVVEEHGFTPNPQAAGLRSRHTRTLGFILPDLENPSYARIAKLLEQGARARGYQLLIASSDDAPESERQLLQLFRARRCDALIVASCLPAGDDSYRQLQAKGIPIIAIDRVMEPAHFCSVISDDRQASLQLTRSLLETNPRQIALISARPELSISQERTAGFNEALAGFEGQVLIEHGESFSRECGRQLMDELLARLGHLPDALITTSYVLLQGVFDALHDFPLKSRPLRLGTFGDTQLLDFLPLPVNAMSQQHQLIADKALALALAAIENDDYQPGVQAIPRTFKQRIHQG; translated from the coding sequence TTGAAACTCAGTGATATCGCCCAGTTGGCCGGTGTGTCCGTGACCACCGCCAGCTATGTCATCAATGGCAAGGCCGAACAGCAACGCATCAGCAGCGCCACCGTCGAACGTGTACGCGCCGTGGTCGAGGAGCATGGCTTCACGCCCAACCCCCAGGCTGCCGGGTTGCGCAGCCGGCATACGCGCACGCTGGGTTTCATCCTGCCGGACCTGGAAAACCCCAGTTACGCCCGCATCGCCAAACTGCTGGAACAGGGTGCCCGAGCGCGGGGCTATCAATTGCTGATCGCCAGCTCCGACGATGCGCCCGAGAGCGAACGGCAACTGTTGCAACTGTTCCGCGCCCGACGTTGCGATGCGCTGATTGTCGCCAGTTGCCTGCCTGCCGGGGACGACAGTTATCGCCAGTTACAGGCCAAGGGTATCCCGATCATCGCCATCGACCGGGTGATGGAGCCTGCGCACTTCTGCTCGGTGATCAGCGATGACCGCCAGGCCAGCCTGCAACTGACCCGTAGCCTGCTGGAAACCAATCCCCGCCAGATCGCGCTGATCAGCGCCCGGCCCGAATTGAGCATCAGCCAGGAACGCACCGCCGGGTTCAACGAAGCCCTGGCCGGGTTCGAAGGCCAGGTGCTGATCGAGCACGGCGAGTCGTTCAGCCGTGAATGCGGTCGCCAGTTGATGGACGAATTGCTCGCGCGACTGGGGCACCTGCCTGATGCGTTGATCACCACCTCCTATGTGCTGCTGCAAGGGGTGTTCGACGCCCTGCACGACTTCCCGCTCAAGTCGCGCCCACTACGGTTGGGCACCTTTGGTGATACGCAACTGCTGGACTTCCTGCCGCTGCCGGTCAACGCCATGTCCCAGCAGCACCAACTGATCGCCGACAAAGCCCTGGCGCTGGCCCTGGCCGCCATCGAAAACGATGATTACCAACCCGGTGTGCAGGCCATCCCACGCACGTTCAAGCAGCGCATTCATCAGGGCTGA